The Tardibacter chloracetimidivorans region CGCTGCCGCAGGCGACGCTGGACGTTGCCCGGCGCGCGGATGCGATCCTGTTCGGCGCTGTGGGCGATCCGGATTGCGACAGGCTGGAACGGCATCTGCGGCCCGAGCAGGCGATCCTGGGGCTCCGCAAAGAGCTGGGGCTGTTCGCGAACCTGCGGCCTGCAAAGCTTTTCCCCGAGCTTGCCGATGCGTCCGCCCTGCGTCCGGAAATCGCGCGGGCGATCGATCTGGTCATCATTCGCGAACTGACGGGCGACGTCTATTTCGGGCAGCCGCGCGGGCTCAGGAAAACCGACAAGGGCCTGCGCGAGGGTTTCGACACGATGCGCTATGATGAGTCGGAGATCGCCCGCATCGCCAAGGTGGGGTTCGAAACCGCAATGGCGCGCAGCGGCAGGCTCTGCTCGGTCGACAAGGCCAATGTGCTGGAAACGTCGCAGCTGTGGCGCGACGTGGTGATGGAAGTGTCGGCGGACTATCCCGAGGTCGAGCTGTCGCACATGTATGTCGATAACGCGGCGATGCAGCTTGTGCGCGCGCCGGGCCAGTTCGACGTGATCGTGACCGGCAATCTTTTCGGTGACATATTGTCGGATCAGGCGTCGATGTGCGTCGGTTCCATCGGCATGCTGCCGTCCGCCTCGCTCGATTCCAGCGCAAAGGGCCTTTACGAGCCGATCCATGGTTCGGCACCCGACATAGCCGGGCAGGGAAAGGCGAATCCTCTGGCGACGATATTGTCGGCGGCGATGATGCTGCGCTATTCGCTGGGGCAGGCCGATGTCGCCGACCGGATCGAAGCTGCGGTGTCGCGCGCGCTGGAGACGGGGCATCGCACGGCCGACCTTGGCGGCAATGCATCCACGACGGCAATGTGCGATGCGGTAATCGCGGCGCTGGGCTGAATATCCACATCATTGACGAGACGCGCAGTGGCGCGGCAAAGCTGAACGCATGAAGCGCAAGACTGGACAGGATCGCTCCGTCACCTCGAAATGGCGTCCGGCCACACAGGCCGTGCGCGGGGGCAGCGCACGGTCCGAATGGGGCGAGACGTCAGAGGCGCTGTTCCTCACATCGGGCTATGCCTATGACTGCGCGGAAGACGCGGCGGCGCGGTTCCGCGGCGATCAGAAGGGCATGACCTATTCCCGGTTGCAGAACCCGACCGTGGAAATGCTGGAACAGCGGCTTGCGCTGATGGAGGGGGCGGAGGCCGCCCGCTGCACCGCATCGGGCATGGCGGCGATGACGGCCGTGCTGCTCTGCCAGTTGAAGACGGGCGATCACCTGGTTGCGGCGCGGGCGATGTTCGGATCGTGCCGCTGGCTCACCGATACGCTGCTGCCCAAATTCGGGATCGAGGTGACCATCGTCGATGGCCGCGACGCCCACGCCTGGAAAGCGGCGCTGAAGCCCAACACGCGCCTGTTCTTCCTTGAGACACCGGCGAACCCGACGCTGGACATCGTGGACATCCGGGCGGTGTGCGACATCGCCCATGAGGCAGGCGCGCAGGTGGTCGTCGATAATGCCTTTGCGAGCCCCGTCCTTCAACGGCCGATGGAGTTCGGCGCCGACATCGTCGCCTATTCAGCCACCAAGATGATGGACGGGCAGGGCCGTGTGCTGGCGGGTGCGGTGGTCGGGACCGAGGATTTCATCCTCAACACGCTGTTGCCCTTCACCCGCAACACCGGGCCGACGCTGTCCGCATTCAACGCCTGGGTGGTGCTGAAGGGGCTGGAGACGCTTGATCTGCGCGTGATGCGGCAGAGCGACAATGCGCTGAAGATAGCCCGTTTCCTCGAAACGCGGGTGCCGAGGCTGCTCTATCCCAACCTCCCCAGCCATCCGCAGTACCAGCTTGCGATGCGGCAGATGAAAGCGGGCGGCACCATCCTGTCGATCTATCTGGACGGGGGTCGCGCGCAGGCGCACGGCCTGCTGGATGCGCTGGAACTTGTCGACATATCCAACAACATTGGCGATTCCCGGTCGCTGATGACGCATCCCGCCTCCACCACCCATGCGGGGCTGAGCGAGGAGGTGCGGATGGAGATGGGCGTGACCGAAGGGATGCTTCGCCTGTCGGTGGGGCTGGAGGACGCGGACGACGTGATCGCGGATTTCGACCAGGCCTTGAGGGCCGTCGGGCTTTGAAGGCGCTGTTCCCTCATGCCGCCACCACGCGCGGCGTGACGGTTCGCGTCGTCGTGAGCTACCTTGCCGATCAGAGCCAGCCGACGGACGGGCGCTGGTTCTGGGCCTATCATGTGCGGATCGAAAACGAAGGGGAGGGACAGGTCCAGCTCCTTTCGCGCCATTGGCTGATCCGCGACGGCAACGGCGTACTGCACGAGGTGAAGGGCGATGGCGTGATCGGCGAGCAGCCGGTGATCGAACCCGGCGGCGCTTATGATTATGTGTCCGCCTGCCCGCTCGGTACCCGCAACGGGTCGATGGAAGGCAGCTATCAGATGGTGGCGGAAGACGGCGGCACGTTCGACGCAGTGATCCCCCGCTTCGAGCTGACCGTTCCGGCGGTGACGACATGAAGCGGACCCATCTTCCGCTCAACGCCCTGCGCGTGCTGGATGCGGCCGCCCGGCATCTGTCGTTCACGCGCGCGGCGGACGAGCTTGCAGTCACTCCGGCGGCGGTCGGCCAGCAGGTCAGGGCGCTGGAGGAAACGCTGGGTGTCGTGCTTTTCCGCCGCACCACCAAGGGGCTGGACCTGACGCCGGAGGCGGAGCGCGGATTGCCCGCGTTGCGCGCAGGCTTCCTCCAGTTCGAGGAATCGGTGCGGGCGATGCAGGAGGGGCAGACGTCGCGGATGCTGACCATCGCTGCGCCGCGTGATTTCACGGCGAAATGGCTGACGGCACGGCTGGTCGCCTATGGCCGGACCGAGCCGGAGCTTCGGTTCAATCTGGTTTCGGCCGACCAGAGCGTCGATTTCACCGAAGCCAATCTGGACTTCGCTATCCGCTTTGCCGAAGACGCCGAGGGGCTGGAAGGCGTGCCGCTCAGGGATGGGGCCATGGTCACCGTGGCCGCGCCCAATGGCAACACCTCGACCCCGATCATCTGGAACGGCTCGTCCGATACGGGTGGAGCAAACGCGGGCGGGCTCAATGTTGCCGACGCGGGCCTTGCGCTGGATGCTGCTGCGGCTGGCTTCGGCCATGCGCGCGTTCCGGCGCTTCTGGCCGAAGCCGACATCGCGTCCGGCCGTCTGGTCGTGGTTTCAGGGCCTGAACCCGTCGCTGCGACCTATTGGATCGTCGCCCCCGCGCCGCAATGGCGGCAGAAGAAGGTCAAGGCGATCGTGGCGGCGCTGACCGCACCCAGTGATCAGGCGTCTATCGTTTCGTCGTCCACATAGGCGGCGTTCGCCTGGATGAAGGCGAAACGATGCTCCGGATTGCGGCCCATCAGCCGGTCCACCAGATCGCGCACGCTGGCCCGCTCTTCATATTCGCCCGGAAGCGTGACCTTGATCAGCGTCCGGGTCTTCGGGTCCATCGTGGTTTCCTTGAGCTGGGTGGACGCCATCTCGCCAAGGCCCTTGAACCGGCTCACCTCCACCTTCTTGCCCTTGAAGACCGTCTTATCCAGTTCCGCCCGGTGCGCGTCGTCACGGGCATAGGCGATGGTTCCACCCGCCGACAGCCGGTAGAGCGGCGGCTGGGCAAGGAAGACGCGGCCGTCGCGCACCAGCCCCGGCATTTCCTGAAAGAAGAAGGTCATCAGCAACGTCGCGATATGCGCGCCGTCGACATCGGCATCGGTCATGATGACGATGCGCTCATAGCGAAGCGCCGCCGGATCATATTTGTCCCGCGTGCCGCAGCCCAGCGCCTGGATCAGATCGGCGATCTCGTTGTTCGCGCGGATCTTGTCGGCCGTGGCGCTGGCGACGTTCAGGATCTTGCCCCGGATCGGCAGGACGGCCTGCGTCTTGCGGTCGCGCGCCTGCTTGGCGGAGCCGCCCGCGCTGTCGCCCTCGACGATGAAAAGCTCGGTGCCCGCAGGGTCGTCCGACGAGCAGTCGGTCAGCTTGCCCGGCAGGCGGAGATTGCGCTTTGACGTGGCCGTCTTGCGCTTGACCTCCCGCTCGGCGCGGCGGGCGAGGCGCTCGTCCATGCGGTCGAGCACAAAGCCCAGCAAGGCGCGGCCGCGGTCCATATTGTCTGCAAGGAAGTGGTCGAAATGATCCTTCACCGCATTTTCGACAAGCCGCGCGGCTTCTGGACTGGTGAGCCGGTCCTTGGTCTGGCTCTGGAATTGCGGATCGCGGATGAAGACCGACAGCATCATCTCCGCGCCCGAGAAGATGTCCTCGGCCTGTATGCCGTCCGCCTTCTTCTGCCCCACCAATGCGCCGAAGCCGCGAATCCCCTTGGTCAGCGCGCCCCGAAGGCCGGTTTCATGCGTGCCCCCATCGGGCGTGGGGATGGTGTTGCAGTAAAAGCTGGTCGATCCCTCGCCATAAAGCGGCCAGGCGACCGCCCATTCGACCGAGCCCTGTCCATCGGGAAAATCCTGACGACCGGCGAAGAACTCCGCCGTCACGCATTCCCTCGTCCCGATCTGTTCCTTCAGATGATCGGCAAGGCCGCCGGGGAACTGGAAAACGGCGCTTGCGGGCGTGTCGTCGCCGATCAGTTCCGGCGCGCATTTCCAGCGGATTTCGACGCCCCGGAAAAGATAGGCCTTCGACCGGGCGAGACGGTAGAGCCGGGCTGGCCTGAAATGGGCGGTGGGACCGAAAATCTCCGTGTCCGGCGTGAAGCTGACGGAGGTGCCGCGCCGGTTCGGCGTTGCGCCCAGCTTCTCCAGGCCGCTGGTGGGATGTCCGCGCGAAAAACTCTGGCGGAACAGTTCCTTGTTCCGCGCGACCTCGACCACCGTGTCGGCCGAAAGCGCGTTCACCACCGATACGCCCACGCCATGCAGGCCGCCGGATGTCGCATAGGCCTTGTCGGAGAATTTGCCGCCGGAATGCAGCGTGGTCATGATGACCTCAAGCGCCGACTTGTCCGGGTATTTGGGATGCGGATCGACCGGGATGCCGCGCCCGTTGTCGATGATGGTCAGCCGATTGCCCGGCTCCAGTGTCACCTCGATGCGGGTGGCGTGACCTGCGACCGCCTCGTCCATCGCGTTGTCCAGCACCTCGGCCGCAAGGTGATGGAAGGCGCGCTCATCGGTGCCGCCGATATACATGCCCGGCCGCCGCCGCACGGGTTCGAGCCCTTCCAGAACCTCGATCGCGCTTGCGTTGTAGGACTGTTCGGCTGCCCCCCCGGAGGCCGAGAAAAGATCACTCATGGAAAAGACTTATAGAGCGGCGATCGCCTGGTGGGGAGGGGGCAACTGAAGTTTCTCGACGCTCCCCCGTCATCCCGGCGAACGCCGGGATCCACGAACATTGCCCTGTGCGATCGTTCGCATGCGCCATGTTCATCGATGCTGAAACAAGTTCAGCATGACAAAAGGGATTCGCTTCAGGCCGAAACGCGCTGGCCGCCGCCAGTACGGCGCTGGCCGTTGCGGGAGCGATTGCCCCCGCCGCCATTGCCGCCGCCACCACCACCGGCATTGCTGCCGCGATGGCCTCCGCGCTCGCCCGCAGGACGCGCGCCGAAAGGCTTTGGCTCATGACGTTCGCGGCGTTCGCCTTGGCGATGGCCCCGGTCGCCATGCGGGCGGTCCCCGCGCGGCCGGTCGTCGCGCCGTTCAGGCGCAAGCTTCGGCATGGCGGCAAGGGCCGCGCGGATGCCTTCCGGCAGCGGTTGCTGGGCAAGCCTGACCTTCGTCAGCTTTTCGATGTCGCGCAGATAGGGGCGTTCGTCATCGGCGCAGAAGCTGAGCGCGATCCCTTCCGCTCCCGCACGCGCGGTCCGGCCGATGCGGTGGACATATTGCTCGGGCACGTTCGGCAGTTCGAAGTTCACGACATGGCTTACGGCGTCGATGTCGATGCCGCGCGCCGCGATGTCGGTGGCCACAAGCACCTTGATCCTGCCCGACTTGAACTCGGCCAGCGCCTTTTCGCGTTGCGGCTGGCTCTTGTTGCCGTGAATGGCCGCGGACTGAATGCTCGCCGCGCTCAGATGCTTCACCACGCGGTCAGCACCATGCTTCGTGCGGGTGAACA contains the following coding sequences:
- a CDS encoding LysR family transcriptional regulator, whose translation is MKRTHLPLNALRVLDAAARHLSFTRAADELAVTPAAVGQQVRALEETLGVVLFRRTTKGLDLTPEAERGLPALRAGFLQFEESVRAMQEGQTSRMLTIAAPRDFTAKWLTARLVAYGRTEPELRFNLVSADQSVDFTEANLDFAIRFAEDAEGLEGVPLRDGAMVTVAAPNGNTSTPIIWNGSSDTGGANAGGLNVADAGLALDAAAAGFGHARVPALLAEADIASGRLVVVSGPEPVAATYWIVAPAPQWRQKKVKAIVAALTAPSDQASIVSSST
- the metZ gene encoding O-succinylhomoserine sulfhydrylase, with the translated sequence MKRKTGQDRSVTSKWRPATQAVRGGSARSEWGETSEALFLTSGYAYDCAEDAAARFRGDQKGMTYSRLQNPTVEMLEQRLALMEGAEAARCTASGMAAMTAVLLCQLKTGDHLVAARAMFGSCRWLTDTLLPKFGIEVTIVDGRDAHAWKAALKPNTRLFFLETPANPTLDIVDIRAVCDIAHEAGAQVVVDNAFASPVLQRPMEFGADIVAYSATKMMDGQGRVLAGAVVGTEDFILNTLLPFTRNTGPTLSAFNAWVVLKGLETLDLRVMRQSDNALKIARFLETRVPRLLYPNLPSHPQYQLAMRQMKAGGTILSIYLDGGRAQAHGLLDALELVDISNNIGDSRSLMTHPASTTHAGLSEEVRMEMGVTEGMLRLSVGLEDADDVIADFDQALRAVGL
- the parE gene encoding DNA topoisomerase IV subunit B; this encodes MSDLFSASGGAAEQSYNASAIEVLEGLEPVRRRPGMYIGGTDERAFHHLAAEVLDNAMDEAVAGHATRIEVTLEPGNRLTIIDNGRGIPVDPHPKYPDKSALEVIMTTLHSGGKFSDKAYATSGGLHGVGVSVVNALSADTVVEVARNKELFRQSFSRGHPTSGLEKLGATPNRRGTSVSFTPDTEIFGPTAHFRPARLYRLARSKAYLFRGVEIRWKCAPELIGDDTPASAVFQFPGGLADHLKEQIGTRECVTAEFFAGRQDFPDGQGSVEWAVAWPLYGEGSTSFYCNTIPTPDGGTHETGLRGALTKGIRGFGALVGQKKADGIQAEDIFSGAEMMLSVFIRDPQFQSQTKDRLTSPEAARLVENAVKDHFDHFLADNMDRGRALLGFVLDRMDERLARRAEREVKRKTATSKRNLRLPGKLTDCSSDDPAGTELFIVEGDSAGGSAKQARDRKTQAVLPIRGKILNVASATADKIRANNEIADLIQALGCGTRDKYDPAALRYERIVIMTDADVDGAHIATLLMTFFFQEMPGLVRDGRVFLAQPPLYRLSAGGTIAYARDDAHRAELDKTVFKGKKVEVSRFKGLGEMASTQLKETTMDPKTRTLIKVTLPGEYEERASVRDLVDRLMGRNPEHRFAFIQANAAYVDDETIDA
- the apaG gene encoding Co2+/Mg2+ efflux protein ApaG, whose product is MKALFPHAATTRGVTVRVVVSYLADQSQPTDGRWFWAYHVRIENEGEGQVQLLSRHWLIRDGNGVLHEVKGDGVIGEQPVIEPGGAYDYVSACPLGTRNGSMEGSYQMVAEDGGTFDAVIPRFELTVPAVTT
- the leuB gene encoding 3-isopropylmalate dehydrogenase — its product is MLIALLPGDGIGPEVIAEAVRVLAAAGARDLVFETAEVGGAAYKASGHPLPQATLDVARRADAILFGAVGDPDCDRLERHLRPEQAILGLRKELGLFANLRPAKLFPELADASALRPEIARAIDLVIIRELTGDVYFGQPRGLRKTDKGLREGFDTMRYDESEIARIAKVGFETAMARSGRLCSVDKANVLETSQLWRDVVMEVSADYPEVELSHMYVDNAAMQLVRAPGQFDVIVTGNLFGDILSDQASMCVGSIGMLPSASLDSSAKGLYEPIHGSAPDIAGQGKANPLATILSAAMMLRYSLGQADVADRIEAAVSRALETGHRTADLGGNASTTAMCDAVIAALG